The window CGGCTGCGCGCGGCCGACGACCGCTACCCGGCCGTCGGGTCGCGCCTCCATCACTCGATCGGCATCTGGCCGCTGGTGCTCAACGACGAGACGCGCATCGACGAGTGGGATCCGCCCCACCGGATGGTGCTCGAGGCGAAGACCCGCCCGTTCGGCTCCGAGCGGGTCATCATCGAGGTGAAGCCGCGCGGCAGCGGCGGCTGCGTTGTCCGGATGGTCGAGTACCCGCACACCGGGATCGTCACGCGGATCCCCGGTGTGATCGCGGACGCACTGCTCCACATCCGCAATGCCGAGGCGCTGCGGCGTCTGGAGTGGGTGGCGCGGGGGCGCGCCGCCGCCTGACGGAGCGCCCCCGGGCTCTCACCGCTGCCGGACTGCCGATCAGCCGGCCGAGACCGCCCGCGCGCCGTTCTCGCGCGGCGACTCCACCGCGATCTTGCGCGGCTTCGCCCGCTCGGCGATCGGGATCACAACGCTCAGCACACCGTTGTCGTACGACGCGGTGATGCCGTCGTTGTCCACGTCGTCGCCGATCGTGAACTGGCGCATGTAGGCGCCGTACGGGCGCTCCTGCGCGAGCCAGCGGGCGCCGTCGCGGTCGGCGGCGCTGCG is drawn from Leifsonia shinshuensis and contains these coding sequences:
- a CDS encoding SRPBCC family protein, whose protein sequence is MSVNVRRMACSPEQVFSVLADAWVYPTWVVGASRLRAADDRYPAVGSRLHHSIGIWPLVLNDETRIDEWDPPHRMVLEAKTRPFGSERVIIEVKPRGSGGCVVRMVEYPHTGIVTRIPGVIADALLHIRNAEALRRLEWVARGRAAA
- a CDS encoding Hsp20/alpha crystallin family protein, which translates into the protein MAMSFDPFSQLDRIAQSVFDTSRQPRIMPVDLFREGDRYILNADLPGADPASVDVDVDGHLLTIRAVRSAADRDGARWLAQERPYGAYMRQFTIGDDVDNDGITASYDNGVLSVVIPIAERAKPRKIAVESPRENGARAVSAG